In Falco cherrug isolate bFalChe1 chromosome 2, bFalChe1.pri, whole genome shotgun sequence, the following are encoded in one genomic region:
- the MAB21L1 gene encoding putative nucleotidyltransferase MAB21L1, translated as MIAAQAKLVYHLNKYYNEKCQARKAAIAKTIREVCKVVSDVLKEVEVQEPRFISSLNEMDNRYEGLEVISPTEFEVVLYLNQMGVFNFVDDGSLPGCAVLKLSDGRKRSMSLWVEFITASGYLSARKIRSRFQTLVAQAVDKCSYRDVVKMVADTSEVKLRIRDRYVVQITPAFKCTGIWPRSAAHWPLPHIPWPGPNRVAEVKAEGFNLLSKECHSLAGKQSSAESDAWVLQFAEAENRLQMGGCRKKCLSILKTLRDRHLELPGQPLNNYHMKTLVSYECEKHPRESDWDESCLGDRLNGILLQLISCLQCRRCPHYFLPNLDLFQGKPHSALENAAKQTWRLAREILTNPKSLEKL; from the coding sequence ATGATCGCGGCCCAGGCCAAGCTGGTGTATCATTTGAATAAATACTACAACGAGAAATGCCAAGCCAGGAAAGCTGCCATCGCCAAAACAATCCGAGAAGTCTGCAAAGTGGTGTCGGACGTGCTGAAGGAGGTGGAGGTGCAGGAGCCTCGCTTCATCAGTTCCTTGAACGAGATGGACAATCGCTACGAGGGGTTGGAAGTCATCTCCCCCACGGAGTTTGAAGTCGTGCTGTACCTGAACCAAATGGGGGTTTTCAACTTCGTGGACGACGGCTCCTTGCCGGGCTGCGCGGTGTTAAAGTTAAGCGACGGGCGCAAGAGGAGTATGTCCCTCTGGGTGGAGTTCATCACGGCGTCTGGCTACCTCTCCGCTCGCAAAATCCGGTCCAGATTTCAGACTCTGGTGGCTCAAGCCGTGGATAAGTGCAGTTACAGAGACGTGGTAAAGATGGTGGCGGACACCAGCGAGGTGAAGCTGAGAATCAGGGATAGGTACGTCGTGCAGATCACTCCGGCGTTCAAATGCACGGGGATCTGGCCGCGGAGTGCTGCCCACTGGCCGCTTCCCCACATCCCCTGGCCGGGACCCAACAGGGTGGCGGAGGTCAAGGCGGAAGGCTTCAACCTCTTATCCAAGGAGTGCCACTCTCTGGCCGGCAAGCAGAGCTCGGCCGAGAGCGATGCCTGGGTGCTGCAGTTCGCGGAAGCCGAGAACAGACTGCAGATGGGCGGCTGCAGGAAGAAATGCCTCTCTATCCTCAAAACCTTACGGGACCGTCACCTGGAGCTGCCGGGCCAGCCCCTGAATAATTATCACATGAAGACTCTGGTTTCCTACGAATGCGAAAAGCATCCCCGCGAATCGGACTGGGACGAGTCGTGCCTGGGGGACCGGCTCAACGGGATTTTACTGCAGCTCATCTCCTGCCTCCAGTGCAGGAGGTGCCCGCATTACTTCTTGCCCAACTTAGACCTCTTTCAGGGCAAACCTCACTCGGCCCTGGAAAACGCGGCCAAACAAACGTGGCGACTGGCTAGGGAAATACTTACCAACCCCAAAAGTTTGGAGAAACTTTAA